GTTCATTTTTTAATAACCTTTAAATAATGCAAGATTATAACAAATTAGAGATAACTATGAATAAAAGAATTTTTATTACTGCTACAAATACAGATATCGGTAAGACTTATACTACTAAGCTACTTTTGAGAGAGTTTGCATCTCGTGGACTTAGGGTTGGTGTTATAAAACCCGTTGAGACAGGTGTAGTAGGCGGTGTCTATTTGGATGGAGATGAGCTTTTAAAAAAAGTACAAGAGTTAAACATTGAGTTTGAAGATATTAAAGTTGAGGATATCGTGCCAATCTCTTATAAACTTCCTGCTGCTCCCTTTGTTGCATCTAATGCACAAAAATTTGATTTTAAAACCGTAGATGCAAAGGTGAAGCTTTTGGAAGATAGATGTGACGTACTTATCTTTGAAGGTGCCGGTGGATTGCTTGTACCTATTGATGAAAACAATATGGTAGTTGATTTAATAAAGTATTATAAAGCTTCTGCTTTGCTAGTAACACACTGTTCACTTGGATGCATCAATGATACCTTGCTCTCAAAAAAAGTACTGGATGATTTAGATATTAAACATACGGTGGCGTTTAACTGTAGAGAAAGCGATAGCAGTTTTAAAGATGTGAGTGAACCTTACTTTAATAAAATAGGTTTTGAAGTTTTAAAGGTTTCTGAACAGATAGACAAAATTTGTGATGTATTGTATAATTTGCAAAATAAAAATTGATGAGAAATAGACAAGGTATAAATTGAAACATTTGACTAGAACTGATGATTTTACAAAAGAAGAGATAGAAGAACTTTTAGCAGATGCAAAAAAGTTTTCGGACGGGAAATTTCATAGAATTTTAAAAGATAAAATTATTATCACTCTGTTTTTTGAAAATTCTACCCGTACAAAAAGCTCTTTTGAGATAGCGGCAAAACGTTTAGGTGCTGAAATCGTACACTTGGATGTTGCTAAAAGCTCAACTAAAAAAGGTGAAACACTTGTCGATACGGCAATGAACCTAGATTCAATGGGTCCCGATGCTATTATAGTTCGTCATCAAAATTCAGGTGTTCCAAAAATACTCTCAAACCATACAAAAGCTTCTATAATAAATGCGGGTGACGGTGCTCATGCACACCCGACTCAGGCATTGCTTGATTTATATACTTTAAAAAATCATTTTAAAGACTTAGAAGGTAAAAAAATAGCAATAGTGGGAGATATAAAAAACTCACGCGTAGCCAACTCAAACATAGAACTTTTAGGTCGTTTTGGCATGGAAGTTATACTTGTAGCACCTCCGCACTTTTTACCAAAAACATCACTTCGTACAACTCACTATATAAACGAAGTTATAGATGAAGTAGATGCTATCATGAGTCTGCGTACCCAGACTGAGCGTCACTCTTCACAAAGTTATGCATCTTTAAAAGACTATGCGAGTGATTTTTGTATAACTGAAGAGTTAGTAGGTGAGAGAGACATTATACTTCTGCATCCGGGTCCTGTTCATAGAAATATCGATATAAGCGATGCTATGCTTGAAGATGACAGATGCAAGGTACTAGAACAGGTAAGTAACGGTGTTTTGATGCGTATGGCAGTTCTTAAAAAATTGATAAATGATGTGGGATAAGTTAAACTCTCTAGGAAAAGATAGAATACCTTTTTTATTTATAAGTGATTTTGAAGCAAAAGAGCTGATAGTTATACCGCTTGATGAACTCTCAAAACATGATGTAGAATACAGCATAAATGAAAACTATGAGTATCAAAGGCACAGAAGCGAATTAAAAAAAACTCTTATAAGTTTTGATAAGTACAAAGAAAAATTTGACTATGTGCAAGAAAAGATCAAAAACGGTGATACATATCTTTTAAACTTAACAGCCCAAACGAAAATAGATACGGATTTAACTTTAAAAGAGATTTTTAAACTCTCAAATGCTCACTATAAACTTAGATATAAAGATGAGTTTGTATGCTTTTCACCTGAAAAATTTGTTCAGATAAAAGATAATACTATCAGTACTTTTCCAATGAAAGGTACAATTGATGCAAGTGTACCTCAGGCACAAAGCGTCATTTTGGCAAATGAAAAAGAGATGGCTGAGCATATTATGGTGGTTGATCTTTTAAGAAACGATTTAAGCATGGTAAGTAAAAATGTCAAAGTTAAAAAATTTCGTTATATCACAACTATAGACGCAGGCGATAAAAAACTGCTCCAAGTTAGTTCACATATAAATGGTGAGCTTGAGAATGAATGGCATGAGAATATCGGTAATATTTTAAAAAAACTTTTACCCGCAGGCAGTATAAGCGGTACACCAAAAAAATCTACTTTAGATATAATAAAAACAATTGAAGATTATGAACGCGGTTTTTTCAGTGGAGTGTTTGGAATCTACGACGGAGAATCACTT
The genomic region above belongs to Sulfurimonas lithotrophica and contains:
- a CDS encoding aminodeoxychorismate synthase component I, yielding MMWDKLNSLGKDRIPFLFISDFEAKELIVIPLDELSKHDVEYSINENYEYQRHRSELKKTLISFDKYKEKFDYVQEKIKNGDTYLLNLTAQTKIDTDLTLKEIFKLSNAHYKLRYKDEFVCFSPEKFVQIKDNTISTFPMKGTIDASVPQAQSVILANEKEMAEHIMVVDLLRNDLSMVSKNVKVKKFRYITTIDAGDKKLLQVSSHINGELENEWHENIGNILKKLLPAGSISGTPKKSTLDIIKTIEDYERGFFSGVFGIYDGESLDSGVMIRFIEKNKNGYVYKSGGGITLDSDSKSEYKELLDKIYLP
- a CDS encoding aspartate carbamoyltransferase catalytic subunit produces the protein MKHLTRTDDFTKEEIEELLADAKKFSDGKFHRILKDKIIITLFFENSTRTKSSFEIAAKRLGAEIVHLDVAKSSTKKGETLVDTAMNLDSMGPDAIIVRHQNSGVPKILSNHTKASIINAGDGAHAHPTQALLDLYTLKNHFKDLEGKKIAIVGDIKNSRVANSNIELLGRFGMEVILVAPPHFLPKTSLRTTHYINEVIDEVDAIMSLRTQTERHSSQSYASLKDYASDFCITEELVGERDIILLHPGPVHRNIDISDAMLEDDRCKVLEQVSNGVLMRMAVLKKLINDVG
- the bioD gene encoding dethiobiotin synthase — its product is MNKRIFITATNTDIGKTYTTKLLLREFASRGLRVGVIKPVETGVVGGVYLDGDELLKKVQELNIEFEDIKVEDIVPISYKLPAAPFVASNAQKFDFKTVDAKVKLLEDRCDVLIFEGAGGLLVPIDENNMVVDLIKYYKASALLVTHCSLGCINDTLLSKKVLDDLDIKHTVAFNCRESDSSFKDVSEPYFNKIGFEVLKVSEQIDKICDVLYNLQNKN